A section of the Castanea sativa cultivar Marrone di Chiusa Pesio chromosome 12, ASM4071231v1 genome encodes:
- the LOC142619354 gene encoding serine carboxypeptidase-like 7 isoform X3, with protein sequence MWLCIVCFLAVANLVAPQSIINSLPGFSGDLPFKLETGYVGVGKSDELQLFYYFIESERSPEDDPLVLWLTGGPGCSAFSGLVYEMGPLSFDYAKSKSNSPKLKLNPYSWTKVANIIFVDAPVGTGFSYANSSEGYNISDTVAVAELYEFLQKWLKVHPKFLTNSLYVMGDSYSGIIIPILVQKISDGNEVGQEPRMNLKGYVIGNPLTNTNDDLNARIPFAHLKTLISDELYESTKNNCKGEYRNVDPNNAACVDDLGIFTECTEKIYTAQILEPTCQKLSPKPRTRVSDWDPGTLVEDSVDLLRSITHLPEPRAWCRNYNYLYSYIWANDKTVQKALRIREGSINEWVRCNLSLSNTYDYDVSSSLNYHRNLIKKGYEVLIYSGDHDMVIPYIATHAWIVSLNLTIAQDWRPWFVDGQIAGFTMQYTSKKYCLTFATVKGAGHTAPEYKPNECLAMIDRWLSYYPL encoded by the exons ATGTGGTTGTGCATAGTTTGTTTCTTGGCTGTTGCCAACTTGGTTGCACCACAGTCGATCATCAATAGCCTCCCCGGCTTTTCCGGCGAtcttcctttcaaacttgaaactGG gtACGTGGGTGTAGGCAAATCTGATGAGCTGCAGCTATTCTACTACTTCATTGAATCTGAGAGAAGTCCAGAAGATGACCCTCTTGTGCTTTGGCTCACTGGAGGTCCTGGTTGTTCCGCATTTTCTGGCCTTGTATATGAAATGG gtccATTATCATTTGACTATGCAAAGTCCAAAAGCAACTCACCAAAATTGAAGTTGAACCCATACTCTTGGACAAAG GTTGCTAATATAATATTTGTGGATGCACCAGTTGGCACTGGATTCTCTTATGCAAATAGTTCGGAAGGATACAATATCAGTGATACAGTGGCCGTAGCAGAACTCTATGAATTTCTACAGAAG TGGCTCAAGGTTCACCCCAAGTTCCTCACAAATTCATTGTATGTCATGGGAGACTCTTACTCGGGCATAATTATCCCAATCCTTGTACAAAAAATATCAGATG GTAATGAAGTTGGTCAGGAGCCGCGAATGAATCTCAAG GGATATGTGATTGGAAACCCGCTGACAAATACGAATGATGACTTGAATGCAAGAATTCCATTTGCTCACTTAAAGACACTTATATCAGACGAACTATATGAG tcaaCTAAAAACAACTGCAAGGGCGAGTATAGGAATGTAGATCCTAACAATGCAGCATGTGTGGATGATCTTGGTATCTTCACTGAG TGTACCGAGAAAATATATACTGCACAAATATTGGAGCCTACATGTCAGAAGTTATCCCCAAaaccaagaacaagggtatcAGATTGGGATCCAGGAACTCTAGTAGAAGATTCTGTAGACCTCCTCCGATCAATTACTCATCTTCCTGAACCTAGAGCATGGTGTCGG AATTATAACTATCTGTACTCGTACATTTGGGCAAATGATAAAACTGTTCAAAAGGCTCTTCGCATTCGGGAG GGAAGCATAAATGAGTGGGTGAGATGCAATCTGAGCTTATCAAACACATATGACTATGATGTCTCAAGTAGTCTAAATTATCATCGGAACCTTATCAAGAAAGGCTACGAGGTTCTAATTTACAG TGGTGATCACGACATGGTTATTCCATACATAGCTACACATGCATGGATAGTATCGCTAAACCTTACTATTGCCCAAGATTGGAGGCCATGGTTTGTTGATGGGCAAATCGCAGG ATTCACAATGCAGTATACATCTAAAAAGTACTGCTTGACATTTGCAACAGTAAAG GGAGCGGGGCACACAGCTCCAGAGTACAAGCCCAATGAATGTCTTGCCATGATTGATAGGTGGCTATCTTACTATCCCCTATAG